Within Desulfurellaceae bacterium, the genomic segment CAGTGGCGAGCTACATTGTGGGGCTGGTCGGCAACTCCAACAGTCCGGTTTCGGGCATGACGATTACCGCCGTGCTGTTTACCGGCGGGCTGCTGTTCGTGTTCGGCTTCAGCGGCACGACCGGCATGCTGGCGACCCTGGGGGTGGCGGCGATCGTGTGTTGTACGGCCTGCACAGCCGGTGATGTGTGTAATGACCTCAAGACGGGTCAGCTGGTGGGAGCCAGCCCGCGGCGCCAACAGCTCATGCAGATTGCCGGTGTGGCGGTCGCGGCGCTGGTCATGGCTCCCGTCTTGCAGCTGTTGCACGACTACACCCCGGGCGGTATCGGCGGCAAAGAGCTGGCCGCTCCCCAGGCCCAGCTGTTTGCCAGCCTGGCCCGCGGCTTTTTCGGTGACGGCCAGCTGCCGTGGCCGCTGGTCGGCCTGGGAGCCGGCCTGGGCGTCGGTATTCTGATCGTGGACCGGGCTTTGCAGCTGCGGGGTACGACCTTTCGGGCTCACCTGATGCCGATCGCCGTCGGCATGTATCTGCCGTTCGGGCTGTCGGTGCCGATTCTGGTCGGCGGGATTGTGGCCTTCCTGCTCACCACCGGGACGACCGAGCGGACCCGACCCGTTCAGCCCGGCGTCCTGCTGGCGTCCGGGGCCATCGCCGGTGAGGCCCTGATGGGAGTCGGGCTGGCCCTGCTGGCCAGCATCGGCATTCCCCGCCTATCGCTCGGGCTGCCGGACGGACTGATGACGCTCCTGACCTTCGGGGCGGTGGTGTTTACGCTGGCGTTCTTTTATCGGCGGGCGCGGCCCTCAGAATGATGAGGAAGAGCCCAAAGACGTAATAATGGATTCATGAGGGATTGCTCAGCTGTTTCATAATATGCTTGGCAAGACTTTCCTTGATTTCTCAATGGCGAGGAATGGGCTGAGAGACCCCCGTGTTCGGGTTGCGGTACCAGTCGTGCTTCCCACCGTGCCGCACGAGGATGCAGCCGAATCCTTGGAGCGTTCTAATCAGCGCGGTGCGCTTCACGCCAGCACCAATTCGTCTACCTTACGAATGCCGGTCAGCTCTCTACTTGTCAGGTCGGCATACAAGTCCCGCAGGTGGTCCTTGAGATCGTCCAAGGTTTCGCCCTGGGTCCAATAATCGGGGTAGTCTTGCAGGTAGCCAAGCCACGCCCCATCTTCTTCCCAGTACACAAATTTTGTTGTCTGCATAGGCGGCCGGCCTCCTTGGCGTCTGAATTCCAGGGCGGCGCTCCGATAGTGTGGGCACGCCCCAGAACGGTCTTTGTGCATTAGCCGGCTCAGGTCAGGCGGAATGCTGGACGACCTGGGTAGCAAAATCGGTCATTTCGGAGACGTTGGCCGCAATCGCCACCTGCTTCACCCCCAGCGCCTCCATGCTGCGGATGCGCTCCTGAATCTCCTCCGGCGTGCCGGTCAGGGTCGTCTCCTTGATCATCCGTTCGGTGACCAGCGACTCGTGCTCGGGTTTGAACTCGGCGCAATAGCCGGTGTACAGGTCCAGATGGCGGGTCTCGACCGGAGCGGTCGGCGTCCGGTAGGCGGCCTTAAAACCCATCAGCTCATCCCGGATGTCGCCCGGCAACTGGTAGGGGTCGGTCACCGACAGGGCAAAGATGTTGCACTCCGAGACGACCAGCGGCCCGACC encodes:
- a CDS encoding type II toxin-antitoxin system HicB family antitoxin, giving the protein MQTTKFVYWEEDGAWLGYLQDYPDYWTQGETLDDLKDHLRDLYADLTSRELTGIRKVDELVLA